A window of Cellulomonas sp. SLBN-39 genomic DNA:
CTTGAACCGCTTGAGCGACTCGATCGTGAGGTTGTCGGCGATGACCTTGCCGCCCCGCAGCACGCGTGCCTTGGAGTTGCGGCGGATCTCCCCGGAGCGCACGAGCGCACCGGCGATGTTGCCGAGCTTGGAGGAGCGGAAGATCTCGCGGATCTCGGCGGTGCCGAGCTGCGCCTCCTCGTACTCCGGCTTGAGCATGCCCTTGAGGGCCGCCTCGACGTCGTCGATCGCCTGGTAGATGACCGAGTAGAAGCGCACGTCGACGCCCTCGCGGTCGGCGAGCTCCTCGACGCGCTCCGCGTACTTGACGTTGAACCCGATGATGATCGCGTTGTCGACCGTCGCCAGGTTGACGTCGTTCTGCGTGATGGCACCGACGCCGCGGTGGATGACGCGCAGGGCGACCTCCTCGCCGACGTCGATCTTCATCAGCGCGTCCTCGAGCGCCTCGACGGCACCCGACACGTCGCCCTTGAGGACGAGGTTGAGCGTCTCGACCTTGCCCAGCTGGAGCGCCTGCGTGAAGTCCTCGAGGCTGATGCGCTTGCGACGCTTGGCCAGGAGGGCGGCACGCTCGGCCGCCTCGCGCTTCTCCGCGATCTGCCGCGCGGTCCGCTCGTCCGGCGCCACGAGGAACGTGTCGCCGGCGCTCGGGACCGAGGCCAGGCCGAGGACCTGCACCGGACGGGCCGGGCCGGCCTCGGCGACGGTCTCGCCGTGCTCGTCGAACATCGCACGGACGCGGCCGTGGGCCGTGCCCGCGACGATCGCGTCGCCGACGTGCAGCGTGCCGGACTGGACCAGCACGGTGGCGACCGCGCCGCGACCCTTGTCGAGGTTGGCCTCGACGGCCACGCCGCGGGCGTCCTTGTCGGGGTTGGCCCGCAGGTCCAGCGACGCGTCGGCGGTCAGCAGGACGGCCTCGAGGAGGTCGTCGATGCCGGTGCGCTTCAGCGCCGAGATGTTGACGAACATCGTGTCGCCGCCGTACTCCTCGGCCACGAGGTTGTACTCGGTGAGCTGCTGGCGGATCTTGTCGGGGTTGGCCCCCTCCTTGTCCACCTTGTTGACCGCGACGACGATCGGCACGTTGGCCGACTGCGCGTGGTTGAGCGCCTCGATCGTCTGGGGCATCACGCCGTCGTCCGCCGCGACCACCAGGATCGCGATGTCGGTGACCTGCGCACCACGGGCACGCATGGCGGTGAACGCCTCGTGGCCCGGGGTGTCGATGAAGGTCAGGGCACGGTCGGTGCCCTCGTGCGTGGTGTGCACCTGGTACGCACCGATGTGCTGCGTGATGCCGCCGGCCTCGCCCGCGACGACGTCCGTGGACCGGATCGCGTCGAGCAGCTTGGTCTTGCCGTGGTCGACGTGACCCATGACGGTGACCACCGGCGGGCGCGCGACGAGGTCCTCGTCGCCCTCGCCCTCGAGCTCGGCGTCCAGGTCGATGTCGAAGGACCCGAGCAGCTCGCGGTCCTCCTCCTCGGCCGAGACCATCTCGATCACGTAGCCGAGCTCGGTCGCGAGCGCGCCGAACGTGTCCTCGTCGAGGGACTGCGTGGCCGTGGCCATCTCGCCGAGGTGGAAGAGCACGGTCACGAGCGAGGCCGGGTTGGCGTCGATCTTGTCCGCGAAGTCGTTGAGCGAGGACCCGTGCCGGAGCCGGACGACGGTCGTGCCGTTGCCGCGCGGGACGGACACGCCGCCCAGCGACGGCGCCTGCATCTGCTCGAACTCCTGGCGCTTGGCCCGCTTCGACTTGCGCCCGCGGACGGGACGCCCGCCGGCACGGCCGAACGCACCCTGCGTGCTGCCGCGACCGGCGCCGCCGGGACGACCGCCGCCACCGGGACGACCGGCGAAGCCGCCGCCACCCGCGCCGGGGGCACCGCCACCGCCGCCGGGACGACCGCCGAAGCCGCCACGACCGCCGCCGCCACCCGGGCCGCCGCGACCGGCACCGGCCGGACGCTCGCCGGGACGACCGACGCCGCTCGAGGTGCGGCCGGGCATCATGCCGGGGTTGGGACGCGGGCCGCCGGGGCGCGGGGCCGCCGGACGGGGGCCGCCCGGGCGGTCGCCCGACGCGGCCGCGGGTGCGCCCTCGGCCTGACGCCGGTCACCGGGGCGGGGCATGCCCTGGGACGGCGCGAACGGGTTGTTGCCCGGACGGGGGCCGCCGGGACGCGGACCGCCCGGACGGGGGCCCCCGGGACGGTCGCCGCCGCCCGTGCGCTCGCCGCCGGGACGCTCACGGTCGCCGCCCTGACGGGGCATGCCCTGGGACGGCGCGAACGGGTTGTTGCCCGGGCGCGCGGCGGGCGTGCGCGGACCGGGTCGGGCGCCGGGGGTGCTCGTCCCGGCGGCGCGGGGCGTCGCCGGGCGCGGCGCGGGGGCCGCGGGGCGGGCGGCCGGCGCCTGCGGGGCGGGCGCCTCGGCCGCCGGGGCGGCCGGTGCGGGCTGCGGGGCCGCGGGAGCGGCCGGCGCGGGTGCTGCTGCCGCTGCCGGTGCTGCCGGAGCGGGCGCCGACGGAGCCGCCGCGGCGGCGGGCGCCGGAGCGGCGGGACGTGCTGCGGGCGCGGGCGCCGGCGCCGCGGGGCGCGCGGGAGCCGGCTTCGGCGCGGACGAGCCGTTGCCGGAGCCACCCACGGGGTAGGTGTCGCGCAGCTTGCGCACGACGGGCGGCTCGATCGTCGAGGACGCCGAGCGGACGAACTCCCCGAGCTCGTTCAGCTTGGTCATGATGGTCTTGCTGTCGACCCCGAGCTCCTTGGCGAGCTCGTAGACGCGGACCTTGGCCACATCTCTCCTGTCTCGGTCCGCCCGGACAGGTCGGACCGTCGTTAGTGCTGGGTACTCATCGCTGGGTACTCATCGGTGCGTGCTCATCGGGTAGCCATCGGCTTCCAGACCCGCTTTCCCTGTCGGCGGTCGACGTCGGACCTCGTCCGGCGTCGTTCGTTCACTGCTGGTCGTGACCTGCGTGCCGTGCCACGGCAGCGGCGAGCACCTCCCCCCCGAGGGGCCCCGCGTGGCGCAGGGCCCGCGGGAAGGCCCGCCGGCGGACGGCGAGCTCGAGGCAGTGCAGGTCGGGGTGGAGCCAGGCTCCCCTCCCCGGCATCCGGCGGCGCTCGTCCACGACGAGCACGGGATCTCCCGCGTCGTCGTGACCCAGCACCACCCTCAGCAGGGACGACCGGTGGGCGGTCGCACGACACCCCACGCACGTGCGGGCAGGACCCTGGTCGGGCACGGGAGGTGCGGGATCTGGGGTCCGCCTGCGCGGCACGGGGAGCCGGTCGTCCGGCCCAGCCTCGGAGAGTCTACCGCGCCGGGTCACCGTGCGTGACCGGAGCGCCCGTCCTGCCCGCTGCTCGCGGCTTGGTCCGCCCGGCCGGCGGGCCGATCGTCGGGCGCGGCACCGGCGTCGCCGTCCTGGTCCTGCGCGTCGGACCTGATGTCGATGCGCCAGCCGGTGAGCTTGGCGGCGAGGCGCGCGTTCTGGCCCTCCTTGCCGATCGCGAGCGACAGCTGGTAGTCGGGCACGACGACGCGCGCGGCCCGCGCGACCGGGTCGACGACCGTGACCTGCAGCACGCGGGCCGGCGACAGCGCGTGCGCGACCATCTGCGCCGGGTCGTCGGAGTGGTCGACGATGTCGATCTTCTCGCCGTGCAGCTCGGCCATGACGGCGCGCACGCGGCCACCCATCGGGCCGATGCACGCGCCCTTGGCGTTCACCCCCGCGACGTTCGCCCGGACCGACATCTTGGTGCGGTGACCGGCCTCGCGGGCCATCGCCATGATCTCGACCGTGCCGTCGGCGATCTCGGGGACCTCGAGCTCGAAGAGCCGCCGCACGAGGTTCGGGTGCGTGCGCGACAGCGTGATCTGCGGCCCGCGGGGGCCGCGGGCCACGTCGAGCACGTACGCCCGCAGACGCTCGCCGTGCACGTACTTCTCGCCCGGGACCTGCTCGTGCGCCGGCAGCACGGCCTCGACTCCGCCGACGTCGACCATGACCGTGCGCGGGTCGCGACCCTGCTGGATGACGCCGCCGAGCACCTCGCCCGCACGGCCGCGGAAGGCCCCCAGCACCTGGTCGTCCTCGGCGTCGCGCAGCCGCTGCACGATGACCTGCCGCGCGGTCGCGGTCGCGATGCGCCCGAAGCCCGCGGGGGTGTCGTCGAACTCGGGCGTCGCCGCCTCGGGGTCCTCGGGGTCGGGCTGCTCGCGCGCCCACACGGTCACGTGCCCGCTGCGCCGGTCCACCTCGACGCGGGCGCGCTGCTGCGCACCGGGCGTGTGGTGGTAGGCCGAGAGCAGCGCCTGCTCGATCGCCTCGACGAGCACGCCGAGGTCGATCTCCCGCTCGCGCTCGATGAGGCGCAGCGCCGCCATGTCGATGTCCACGTCAGCCTTCTCCAGGTCCGTCGTCGTCCGCGGGCCCCAGCCCGCTCATGTCCACCTCGACGCGCCCGGCGCGCACGTCGGCCCACACCACCTCGACCGGGGCGCCCTCCCGCACGGGGCGCCCCTTGGCGGGGACCCCGAGGGGCACGACGACCAGGGTCGGCGCGTCGCCGGCGCCGACGTCGCGCAGACGTCCGCGCACCGAGGTGCCGTCCGTCCGCTCGAGCACGACGAGCCGGCCCGTCGCGCGCCGCCAGTGCCGCGGCTGCGTCAGCGGCCGGTCCACGCCCGGGCTGCTCACCTCGAGCGTGTAGTGCCCGGCCACGGCGTCGGCCGCGTCGAGCGCGTCGGAGACGGCCCGTGTGACCTCGCCGACCCGGTCGAGGTCCAGCTCGGCGTCGGCGTCGTCGACGTCCACCACGACCCGGACGACCGAGCGGGCGCCGGCCCGGACGACCTCCAGGTCCTCGAGCAGCAGCCCGGCACCGCGCACGGCGGGGTCCACGACCTCACGCACCCGTGCGGCGGACGATGGCGCGACCATGACGCGGCCTCCTGTCGGCTCCCTCGCGGGCCCTCACGCGCGGAGGACGACCCTTGTGACGTTGTGTGTGCGACCAGCCTAACGACTTCCGCGGGCCCGGTCCGCCACGCGGGCGCGCGCACCACGCGTCGTCACCCCGACGGGTGGTCCGCGCGTGGGAGGATCACGCCCGATGGACGCCGCCCCGCCCCGCCCCCGCACCCGCCCGTGGTCCCGTTCGACGCGCACCACCCCGGACCCGTCGCCCGCGGGGGCTGCGCGGACCGCGGCGGCGCGCCGTGCGGTCACCGCGTCGGCCCTGGTCGTCGCGGTCGCGCTCGTGCTGGGCGCCTGCGGGCTGCGCGCGGAGACGCCCGCACCGGCCGAACCCTCCCCCGACGCGCTGGAGCAGGTCCGCGCCCGGACCGTGGACGACGCCCTCGAGCTGGTCGGCGCCGCGGACGCGCTGGCCGGCACGGACCCGGCCGAGGAGGTCCGGACAGTCCTCGCCGACGTGGGCACCTGGTCGGCCGCGCACGCCGACGCCCTGGGCGGGGTCTACGACTCGGGCCTGCCCGAGCCCACCGCCGCGACCACCGGCCCGGCACCGTCGCCGACGGCCGTGCCGGGCCCGGACGACGTGCTGGCCGACCTCGTCGACGCCGGGGCGACCGCGGCAGCGGACGCCGACGCGACGGCGGACGGCACCCTGGGCCGCCTCGTCGGCTCGGTCGCCGTGGCGCGCCGCACCCTGGCGTCGCGGCTCGCCGACGCGCTCGGCGTCCCGGTCCCGGAGCCCACGTCCGGGGCCGCGGACGGCGCGACGGGCGACGGGCCGACCGCCGCCGCGTCGGACGGGCCGTCGTCCGACGCCTCCGCGTCGCAGGCGTCACCCAGCGGGTCCGCGACCGGCACGGGCACCGACCCCGACGCGCTGGTGGCGCTGGTGCTCGCGCACGACGAGGCCGGGTTCGGGTTCGAGGTGCTGGCGGCACGGCTCGACGGTGCGGACCGCGAGGCCGCGCTGGCCGCGGCCTCGCGCCACCGCGCCGCGGCGACCGACCACGCCGAGGCCGCGGGGGTCGTCGGCACGTCGCGCGACCCGCGGCGGGCGTCGTACGCGCTGCCCGGCGGGCTGCAGGACGCGGCGGTGCTCACGGACCTCGCGCGACGTCTGGAGACGGCGGTCGCGGACGCGGCCTCGGCGGCGCTCGCCACGACGGCGACCGGGGCCCGTGCACCGCTGCTGGCCGAGCTGGCGACGGCCACGACGGCGGCGGCGCGCTGGGGCGCGGCCCCGGTGCCCTTCCCCGGCATGCCCGAGCTCGCGGCGTCCGGCACCGCGACGGACGAGGCCACCGACGCCGCGCCGGGCACCGACGGCTGAGGCCGGTCCGACCGGGGCGTCCTCGGCGGACGTCCCGGTCGGACCGACGTGGCTCAGCCCGCGAGCAGCGCGTCGACGAGCTCGGCGACCCTGTCGGCGGCCGTGTCCACGGGCACGTGCTCGGGCTGCCCGCCCACCCGGGGGCGGACCTCCACGAGACCGTCGGCCAGGCCGCGGCCGACGATGACGACGAGCGGCACGCCGAGCAGCTCGGCGTCGGCGAACTTCACACCGGGCGAGACCTTGGCCGGCCGGTCGTCGTAGAGCACCTCGATGCCGCGCGCGGACAGCGTCGTGGCGAGCGCCTCGGCGGCCTCGAGCACGGCGGGGTCCTTGCCGGTGGCGATCACGTGCACGTGCGCCGGTGCCACGTGCGCGGGCCAGGCGAGCCCGGCGTCGTCGTGGTTCGCCTCGGCGAGCGCCGCCAGCACGCGCGTGACCCCGATGCCGTAGGACCCCATGGTCACGACGACCTGCTTGCCGTTGCGGTCGAGCACGGTCAGGCCGAGCGCCTGGGCGTACTTGCGGCCGAGCTGGAAGATGTGGCCGATCTCGATGCCGCGGGCGAGCTCGAGCGGCCCGGACCCGTCGGGCGCGGGGTCGCCGGCGCGGACCTCGGCGGCCTCGACGGTGCCGTCCGCGGTGAAGTCGCGGCCCGCCACGAGGTCGAAGACGTGCTTGCCGGGTGCGTCTGCGCCCGTGATCCACCGGGTGCCGGGGACCACGCGCGGGTCGAGCAGGTAGCGCACGGCCGTGCGCTCGCCGTCAGCGCCCAGGGGGGCGTTGGGGCCGAGGGCGCGGGGCCCGATGTACCCCTTGACCAGCTCGGGGTGCGCGGCGAAGTCCGCCTCGCCGGCGGGCTCGACCTCGGCCGGGGCGACGGCGGCCTCGAGGCGCTTGAGGTCGACCTCGCGGTCGCCGGGCAGGCCGACGACGACGAGCTCGCGCTCCCCGCCGGGGTGCACGAGGGCCAGGACGACGTTCTTCAGCGTGTCCGCCGCGGTCCAGGGCCGGTCCGCGCGGGGCTGCCGCTCGTTGGCGACGGCGACGAGCGTCTCGATCGTCGGGGTGTCCGGGGTGTCCTCGACGTGTGCCGCGGGCGCGTCGGACCAGTCGACGGGGTCGGGCACGACCGTGGTGACGGCCTCGACGTTGGCCGCGTAGCCGCCGGGCGAGCGCACGAACGTGTCCTCGCCGATCGCGGTGGGCGTGAGGAACTCCTCCGAGCGCGAGCCGCCCATCGCCCCGGACGTCGCCGCGACGATGACGTGCTCGAGCCCGAGCCGGTCGAAGATGCGCTGGTAGGCGCCCCGCTGGGCCTCGTACGCGCGGTCGAGCCCCTCGTCGTCGACGTCGAACGTGTAGGCGTCCTTCATGACGAACTCGCGCCCGCGGATCAGGCCGGCGCGGGGCCGGGCCTCGTCGCGGTACTTGGTCTGGATCTGGTAGAGCGCCAGCGGCAGGTCCTTGTACGAGGAGTACAGGTCCTTGACCAGGAGCGTGAACATCTCCTCGTGCGTGGGAGCGAGGAGGTAGTCGCCGTCGCGCCGGTCCTTGAGGCGGAAGATGTTCGGGCCGTACTCGGTCCACCGGCCGGTCGCCTCGTAGGGCTCCTTCGGCAGCAGCGCCGGGAAGTGCACCTCCTGGGCGCCGATCGCGGCCATCTCCTCCCGGACGACGGCCTCGACCTTGGCCAGCACGCGCAGGCCGAGCGGGAGCCAGGTGTAGATGCCGGGGGCGGCGCGGCGGATGTACCCCGCACGCACGAGCAGCCGGTGGCTGGCGACCTCGGCGTCGGCGGGGTCCTCGCGCAGGGTGCGGACGAACAGCGTGGACATGCGCAGGAGCATGGGGGCGAGCCTAGTGCGCGCCGGGCCCGGTCCCCGCACGTGCACCGCGCCTGCTGCGCGGTGCACGGGCGTGCGCCAGGATGGCCGGGTGCCCGAGCTGCCGGAGGTGGAGGCGCTCGCGCAGTTCCTGCGCGGGCGGACCGTGGGGCGCACGCTGACCCGCGTCGAGGTCGCGGCGATCAGCGCGCTCAAGACGTTCCGACCGCCGCCGACAGCGCTGCGCGGCGCGGTCGTCACGGACGTGCGGCGGCACGGCAAGTGGCTGGACCTCGTGGTCGACGCCCCCGACGAGGGGCCGTTGCACGTGGTGTGGCACCTCTCGCGGGCCGGCTGGGTGCGCTGGTACGAGACGCTGCCGGAGCGTCCGGCCCGCCCGGGACGGTCCCCGCTGGCGCTGCGCGTCGGGCTGGACGACGGCAGCGGCTTCGACCTCACCGAGGCGGGCACCCGCAAGCGGCTGGCCGTGCACGTGGTGGCGGACCCGGCGCAGGTGCCGCAGATCGCCACGCTGGGGGTCGAGCCCCTCTCCGACGCGTTCACCCCCGCCGTGCTGGGCGAGCTGCTGGGGCGGCGCAACCAGCAGATCAAGGGCCTGCTGCGGGACCAGTCGACCATCGCAGGCATCGGCAACGCCTACTCCGACGAGATCCTGCTGGTCGCGCGGACGAGCCCGTTCGCCCCGACGCGCTCGTACGACGCGCCGCGCACGGCTGCCCTGCACGCCGCGGTCCGGGAGGTGCTCGCCGAGGCGGTCGCGACGGCGTCGGGGCGCCCGGCGGCCGAGCTCAAGGACGCCAAGCGCCGCGGCATGCGGGTGCACGGGCGCACAGGTGAGTCCTGCCCCGGCTGGGACGGCACGCCGTGCGGCGACACCGTGCACGAGGTGTCGTTCGCCGACTCCTCGCTGCAGTACTGCCCGACGTGCCAGACGGGTGGCCGCCCGCTCGCCGACCGGCGCATGTCCCGCCTCCTGCGCTGAGGAGCGCCTCGGCCACGAGCGACTTGCCGCAACGGAAAGTCCC
This region includes:
- a CDS encoding proline--tRNA ligase; amino-acid sequence: MLLRMSTLFVRTLREDPADAEVASHRLLVRAGYIRRAAPGIYTWLPLGLRVLAKVEAVVREEMAAIGAQEVHFPALLPKEPYEATGRWTEYGPNIFRLKDRRDGDYLLAPTHEEMFTLLVKDLYSSYKDLPLALYQIQTKYRDEARPRAGLIRGREFVMKDAYTFDVDDEGLDRAYEAQRGAYQRIFDRLGLEHVIVAATSGAMGGSRSEEFLTPTAIGEDTFVRSPGGYAANVEAVTTVVPDPVDWSDAPAAHVEDTPDTPTIETLVAVANERQPRADRPWTAADTLKNVVLALVHPGGERELVVVGLPGDREVDLKRLEAAVAPAEVEPAGEADFAAHPELVKGYIGPRALGPNAPLGADGERTAVRYLLDPRVVPGTRWITGADAPGKHVFDLVAGRDFTADGTVEAAEVRAGDPAPDGSGPLELARGIEIGHIFQLGRKYAQALGLTVLDRNGKQVVVTMGSYGIGVTRVLAALAEANHDDAGLAWPAHVAPAHVHVIATGKDPAVLEAAEALATTLSARGIEVLYDDRPAKVSPGVKFADAELLGVPLVVIVGRGLADGLVEVRPRVGGQPEHVPVDTAADRVAELVDALLAG
- a CDS encoding Fpg/Nei family DNA glycosylase; translation: MPELPEVEALAQFLRGRTVGRTLTRVEVAAISALKTFRPPPTALRGAVVTDVRRHGKWLDLVVDAPDEGPLHVVWHLSRAGWVRWYETLPERPARPGRSPLALRVGLDDGSGFDLTEAGTRKRLAVHVVADPAQVPQIATLGVEPLSDAFTPAVLGELLGRRNQQIKGLLRDQSTIAGIGNAYSDEILLVARTSPFAPTRSYDAPRTAALHAAVREVLAEAVATASGRPAAELKDAKRRGMRVHGRTGESCPGWDGTPCGDTVHEVSFADSSLQYCPTCQTGGRPLADRRMSRLLR
- a CDS encoding DUF4439 domain-containing protein, which produces MDAAPPRPRTRPWSRSTRTTPDPSPAGAARTAAARRAVTASALVVAVALVLGACGLRAETPAPAEPSPDALEQVRARTVDDALELVGAADALAGTDPAEEVRTVLADVGTWSAAHADALGGVYDSGLPEPTAATTGPAPSPTAVPGPDDVLADLVDAGATAAADADATADGTLGRLVGSVAVARRTLASRLADALGVPVPEPTSGAADGATGDGPTAAASDGPSSDASASQASPSGSATGTGTDPDALVALVLAHDEAGFGFEVLAARLDGADREAALAAASRHRAAATDHAEAAGVVGTSRDPRRASYALPGGLQDAAVLTDLARRLETAVADAASAALATTATGARAPLLAELATATTAAARWGAAPVPFPGMPELAASGTATDEATDAAPGTDG
- a CDS encoding YlxR family protein produces the protein MTRRGRLSEAGPDDRLPVPRRRTPDPAPPVPDQGPARTCVGCRATAHRSSLLRVVLGHDDAGDPVLVVDERRRMPGRGAWLHPDLHCLELAVRRRAFPRALRHAGPLGGEVLAAAVARHAGHDQQ
- the infB gene encoding translation initiation factor IF-2 translates to MAKVRVYELAKELGVDSKTIMTKLNELGEFVRSASSTIEPPVVRKLRDTYPVGGSGNGSSAPKPAPARPAAPAPAPAARPAAPAPAAAAAPSAPAPAAPAAAAAPAPAAPAAPQPAPAAPAAEAPAPQAPAARPAAPAPRPATPRAAGTSTPGARPGPRTPAARPGNNPFAPSQGMPRQGGDRERPGGERTGGGDRPGGPRPGGPRPGGPRPGNNPFAPSQGMPRPGDRRQAEGAPAAASGDRPGGPRPAAPRPGGPRPNPGMMPGRTSSGVGRPGERPAGAGRGGPGGGGGRGGFGGRPGGGGGAPGAGGGGFAGRPGGGGRPGGAGRGSTQGAFGRAGGRPVRGRKSKRAKRQEFEQMQAPSLGGVSVPRGNGTTVVRLRHGSSLNDFADKIDANPASLVTVLFHLGEMATATQSLDEDTFGALATELGYVIEMVSAEEEDRELLGSFDIDLDAELEGEGDEDLVARPPVVTVMGHVDHGKTKLLDAIRSTDVVAGEAGGITQHIGAYQVHTTHEGTDRALTFIDTPGHEAFTAMRARGAQVTDIAILVVAADDGVMPQTIEALNHAQSANVPIVVAVNKVDKEGANPDKIRQQLTEYNLVAEEYGGDTMFVNISALKRTGIDDLLEAVLLTADASLDLRANPDKDARGVAVEANLDKGRGAVATVLVQSGTLHVGDAIVAGTAHGRVRAMFDEHGETVAEAGPARPVQVLGLASVPSAGDTFLVAPDERTARQIAEKREAAERAALLAKRRKRISLEDFTQALQLGKVETLNLVLKGDVSGAVEALEDALMKIDVGEEVALRVIHRGVGAITQNDVNLATVDNAIIIGFNVKYAERVEELADREGVDVRFYSVIYQAIDDVEAALKGMLKPEYEEAQLGTAEIREIFRSSKLGNIAGALVRSGEIRRNSKARVLRGGKVIADNLTIESLKRFKDDATEVREGYECGIGLGSYNDLRVEDVIQTFEMREKPRS
- the rimP gene encoding ribosome maturation factor RimP, with amino-acid sequence MVAPSSAARVREVVDPAVRGAGLLLEDLEVVRAGARSVVRVVVDVDDADAELDLDRVGEVTRAVSDALDAADAVAGHYTLEVSSPGVDRPLTQPRHWRRATGRLVVLERTDGTSVRGRLRDVGAGDAPTLVVVPLGVPAKGRPVREGAPVEVVWADVRAGRVEVDMSGLGPADDDGPGEG
- the nusA gene encoding transcription termination factor NusA — its product is MDIDMAALRLIEREREIDLGVLVEAIEQALLSAYHHTPGAQQRARVEVDRRSGHVTVWAREQPDPEDPEAATPEFDDTPAGFGRIATATARQVIVQRLRDAEDDQVLGAFRGRAGEVLGGVIQQGRDPRTVMVDVGGVEAVLPAHEQVPGEKYVHGERLRAYVLDVARGPRGPQITLSRTHPNLVRRLFELEVPEIADGTVEIMAMAREAGHRTKMSVRANVAGVNAKGACIGPMGGRVRAVMAELHGEKIDIVDHSDDPAQMVAHALSPARVLQVTVVDPVARAARVVVPDYQLSLAIGKEGQNARLAAKLTGWRIDIRSDAQDQDGDAGAAPDDRPAGRADQAASSGQDGRSGHAR